A single Xylella taiwanensis DNA region contains:
- a CDS encoding fimbrial protein, producing MMAVCLVMLLAPNVQAACRVNAGVVPQNIEINVGRVLIQPSLPIGSRITLLTYNLNPVINAGSCDFFGGMSYAHFTRSMTAVSGMDHVYQTDVPGVGIRLYGEASTPSGGDTVRSYYPSDVSRPYSIISLGSGFLQVELIKTAATTGSGPVASNGQFTNAYFDGSGPGRPLLTSSFSGLGITIVTSTCEVDTGSKNIAVNFGAVPSNTFSGLGSKGPNRDFAINLICAGGNVAGADQALISVRIDATQDSSNLPGVLAITSANDAASKVGIELVDLVTGNERQIVFGQGITLGRTSINASSTLSLPLRARYIQTQAGKVGAGEANGTATFTIEYQ from the coding sequence ATGATGGCAGTGTGCCTGGTGATGCTACTGGCACCCAACGTTCAAGCAGCCTGCAGAGTTAATGCCGGCGTTGTCCCACAAAACATCGAAATTAATGTAGGCCGGGTGCTGATCCAACCTTCCTTACCTATCGGCAGTCGTATTACTTTGTTGACCTATAATCTTAATCCGGTCATAAATGCCGGCTCATGCGATTTTTTCGGTGGAATGTCGTACGCCCATTTCACCCGTTCAATGACAGCAGTCAGTGGCATGGACCATGTCTATCAAACCGATGTCCCGGGTGTGGGAATCAGACTCTACGGAGAGGCGAGCACGCCCAGTGGCGGCGACACAGTGCGCTCTTACTACCCTAGTGATGTGTCGCGGCCCTATTCAATAATCAGCCTTGGCAGTGGATTTTTACAAGTCGAACTGATCAAAACCGCCGCTACAACCGGGTCCGGCCCCGTTGCAAGCAATGGACAATTCACTAATGCCTATTTCGATGGCAGTGGCCCAGGGCGCCCACTACTGACCTCTTCATTCAGTGGCCTAGGCATTACCATCGTCACCTCAACATGCGAGGTCGATACCGGATCTAAGAACATTGCCGTCAATTTCGGCGCGGTGCCCAGTAACACCTTCAGTGGGCTGGGCTCCAAGGGGCCTAACCGTGATTTCGCTATCAATTTGATATGCGCTGGAGGCAATGTGGCCGGCGCGGATCAGGCACTGATATCCGTGCGTATCGATGCCACGCAGGATAGTTCCAACCTGCCTGGGGTGCTTGCGATCACTTCAGCCAACGACGCGGCCAGCAAAGTGGGAATCGAGCTAGTAGATTTGGTCACAGGCAATGAGCGTCAAATCGTGTTTGGGCAAGGTATCACGCTAGGCCGGACTTCTATCAACGCTAGCAGTACGTTGAGCCTGCCTCTACGGGCT
- a CDS encoding fimbria/pilus outer membrane usher protein → MNKQDISQPRKVGTLQLSSASFVPESEIASSCRLIAPELTFTQVRGHYFKQRMLVAAIASACTLMMSRLACAETEPDNLGQRMLVAKAENTAPQRVAQAVNFNSNFLVGQARSVDLDMFARGNPVMPGLYRADLYVNGQWKGRRDMEFRNTGGQEAVTCMTLTMLEELGVDTSALTDAGADIHACKSIDQWLPDAYARFDVATQRLDVSIPQVAMRRSARGYVSPSLWDRGVNAGFIGYSFNWYGGRNVNATSGRQRGDSAYLGIASGLNLGNWQFRHNSSYSWNSNDGSLWQNIATYAQRAFPDISSMLTVGDAYTSGELFDSIGFRGVNLATDDRMLPDSLRGYAPIVRGIAQSNARVEIRQNGQLIYSTTVAPGAFVIDDLYPTGYGGDLQVTVHETDGRQQQFSVPYGSVAQMLRAGSQRHSLTVGKVRNDMLRHTPYLLEGTYQRGISNALTAYAGSTISQRYIAAIAGAGISTPVGAFALDGTVARTKLRNDAFSGTSVRLSYSKLLSETNTNITLAAYRYSTSGFYGLQDAIMAMDYEKRGFSNAAIYRQRSQLQLTVNQSLGPSLGSLYLTGSARQYWNQRGSTIQYQAGYNVAYKGVNFGLSALRSQVPTMHSDTQMLFTVSVPLGKTNPVTVTSNIGLRNGRYDSSRASMVGSAGKDNVLTYGIAASDMRNNDTMIDGNVQYRSRYTALSGSYSHSRSYRQMSLGANGTMVVHSGGVTLAPQRGDTMVIVEAPAAKDASVSNVSGVRIDQRGYAVVPYASPYRMNIITLDPQGMNADVELETSSQLVAPYAGAISKVTFGTRKGRALIINARAPNGQPLPFGAQVLDAQGQSIGLVAQGSLIYVRAQDPQGRLTIKWGDQAAQQCHVEYQLPPNEASPRSGSFTTLEAVCR, encoded by the coding sequence ATGAACAAACAGGACATATCACAGCCGAGGAAGGTTGGCACCCTTCAACTCAGCAGCGCGAGCTTCGTTCCAGAATCGGAGATCGCTTCAAGTTGTAGGCTAATAGCGCCCGAACTGACTTTCACACAAGTCAGGGGGCACTACTTTAAACAGCGCATGTTGGTCGCTGCAATCGCTTCGGCATGCACATTAATGATGTCAAGATTGGCTTGCGCGGAGACGGAGCCTGATAATCTTGGACAGCGCATGTTGGTGGCCAAAGCAGAGAACACTGCACCACAACGTGTAGCACAAGCGGTAAATTTCAACAGTAATTTTCTCGTTGGCCAAGCACGTTCGGTTGACTTAGACATGTTTGCCCGCGGTAATCCTGTTATGCCAGGTCTCTATCGCGCCGATCTTTATGTTAACGGCCAATGGAAAGGCCGACGTGATATGGAATTTCGTAATACTGGCGGCCAGGAAGCTGTCACTTGCATGACGCTCACCATGCTGGAAGAGCTGGGGGTCGATACCTCGGCGCTAACAGACGCAGGGGCTGACATACATGCCTGCAAGTCCATCGACCAATGGCTACCCGATGCATACGCACGTTTCGATGTAGCCACTCAGCGCTTGGATGTAAGCATCCCACAGGTGGCTATGCGACGCTCAGCGCGCGGTTACGTCAGTCCATCACTCTGGGATCGTGGTGTCAATGCAGGATTCATCGGCTATAGCTTCAACTGGTACGGTGGCCGTAATGTAAATGCAACAAGCGGTAGGCAACGCGGTGATTCAGCGTATCTAGGAATCGCCAGCGGCTTGAATTTGGGCAATTGGCAGTTCCGCCATAACTCCAGTTACAGCTGGAATTCCAATGATGGATCGCTGTGGCAGAACATCGCCACCTACGCACAACGCGCCTTTCCGGATATAAGCAGCATGCTGACCGTAGGCGATGCCTACACCAGTGGCGAGCTGTTCGATTCTATCGGTTTCCGCGGTGTGAACTTGGCAACCGATGACCGCATGCTACCGGATTCTTTGCGTGGCTATGCACCTATCGTCCGTGGTATCGCACAAAGCAACGCACGCGTAGAGATACGCCAGAACGGCCAGCTGATCTACAGCACCACAGTTGCGCCCGGAGCGTTCGTCATCGACGATCTGTATCCTACGGGCTATGGAGGTGACCTGCAGGTCACTGTCCATGAGACCGATGGCCGCCAACAGCAGTTCAGCGTCCCCTATGGATCTGTAGCACAAATGCTCAGGGCAGGATCGCAGCGGCACAGCCTGACCGTGGGCAAAGTCCGCAACGATATGCTCCGCCATACTCCGTACTTGTTAGAGGGGACTTATCAACGCGGTATCAGCAACGCACTCACAGCTTATGCAGGCAGCACGATTAGTCAGCGTTATATCGCAGCCATAGCGGGAGCAGGTATCTCTACCCCAGTGGGTGCATTTGCCTTGGACGGCACCGTCGCGCGTACAAAGCTGCGTAACGATGCCTTTAGCGGCACGAGTGTGCGCTTAAGCTACAGCAAGCTACTGAGCGAGACCAATACCAATATCACACTAGCTGCGTATCGGTATTCGACGTCAGGCTTTTATGGCTTGCAAGACGCGATCATGGCAATGGACTATGAAAAGCGTGGCTTCAGCAACGCGGCTATCTATCGCCAACGTAGCCAACTTCAACTCACCGTCAACCAGTCATTAGGACCATCACTTGGTTCACTTTATCTGACAGGGTCAGCACGGCAATACTGGAACCAACGCGGCAGCACTATCCAGTATCAAGCGGGCTACAATGTAGCCTATAAGGGCGTAAATTTCGGACTCTCAGCATTACGCTCACAGGTCCCAACCATGCACAGCGATACACAGATGTTATTCACAGTATCGGTTCCACTGGGGAAAACCAACCCGGTAACGGTAACGAGCAACATCGGTCTACGCAATGGGCGCTATGACAGCAGCCGCGCAAGCATGGTGGGATCTGCCGGCAAAGACAATGTGTTAACGTACGGAATCGCTGCATCCGATATGCGAAACAACGACACCATGATCGACGGTAATGTTCAGTACCGTAGTCGTTACACCGCACTTTCAGGCAGCTATAGCCATAGCCGCAGCTACCGTCAAATGAGTCTTGGAGCAAACGGCACCATGGTTGTCCACAGTGGTGGCGTGACGCTGGCTCCTCAACGTGGTGACACGATGGTCATTGTCGAAGCACCAGCAGCAAAGGATGCCAGTGTATCCAACGTCTCCGGCGTGCGCATCGATCAACGCGGCTATGCTGTCGTACCCTACGCATCACCCTATCGCATGAACATCATCACCCTCGATCCTCAAGGGATGAATGCAGATGTGGAATTGGAGACCTCCAGCCAGCTTGTCGCTCCCTATGCGGGTGCAATTTCTAAAGTGACTTTCGGAACCCGCAAGGGTCGCGCACTGATCATTAATGCACGTGCTCCCAATGGCCAACCTTTGCCATTCGGTGCACAGGTCCTTGATGCGCAAGGACAGTCCATTGGCTTGGTCGCACAGGGCAGCCTCATTTACGTACGCGCACAGGATCCCCAAGGTCGTCTCACCATCAAATGGGGCGATCAAGCGGCACAACAATGCCATGTGGAATACCAACTTCCTCCGAACGAAGCCTCGCCTCGCTCTGGAAGTTTTACGACTTTGGAGGCCGTATGTCGATGA
- a CDS encoding fimbria/pilus periplasmic chaperone produces the protein MAHPIMRIQHSKSIWAFALSACLSTQSAFAGIIISGTRVVYPAQSRDVTVQVSNTGESPALLQVWMDDGNAKQTPDESKVPFLVTPPISRVEPGSGQALRLFFTGATTLPQDRESLFWLNVLEVPPAPLEHSGKSVPTSAEKSEPQNYLQLAFRSRIKVFYRPSGLKGTANEAPASLSWKLHSDGRVLVSNPTPYHVTLTRTEALDEKGSKEVIDKAGVLLAPGQQHTFQANTSGGHSSRWKSVSFTFINDYGGIVTQNIDLGSMP, from the coding sequence ATGGCTCATCCGATCATGAGAATTCAACACAGCAAAAGCATATGGGCATTTGCCCTCAGCGCCTGCTTATCGACCCAATCCGCTTTCGCAGGCATCATCATCAGCGGCACGCGGGTCGTCTATCCCGCACAATCGCGTGATGTCACGGTGCAGGTTAGCAATACAGGGGAGAGCCCCGCGCTGTTACAAGTCTGGATGGATGACGGCAATGCCAAGCAAACACCTGACGAAAGTAAAGTCCCTTTTCTGGTGACGCCCCCTATCAGTCGTGTTGAGCCTGGTTCAGGGCAAGCGTTGCGTTTGTTTTTTACGGGCGCCACCACATTACCACAGGATCGGGAAAGCTTATTCTGGTTGAACGTTCTGGAAGTTCCACCTGCTCCTTTAGAACATTCAGGTAAAAGTGTTCCAACCTCCGCTGAGAAATCAGAACCCCAGAACTATCTGCAACTCGCGTTCCGCTCACGTATCAAGGTTTTCTATCGTCCATCCGGGCTCAAGGGAACAGCAAACGAGGCACCTGCTTCACTGAGTTGGAAACTGCATTCTGACGGGCGAGTACTCGTAAGCAATCCCACGCCTTACCACGTCACACTCACTCGAACCGAAGCTCTGGATGAGAAAGGAAGCAAAGAGGTCATCGATAAAGCTGGCGTGCTGTTGGCCCCCGGCCAGCAACACACATTCCAAGCCAACACATCAGGTGGACACTCATCAAGGTGGAAAAGTGTGTCATTTACTTTCATCAACGATTACGGCGGGATAGTCACGCAGAACATCGATTTGGGCTCAATGCCTTAA
- a CDS encoding fimbrial protein: MKNFALSSLTSAALVFCGSALAADGTITITGKVTDRTCTITGNGGTSQSFALPLPTVSFSSLNSEGKTTARTPFYIELTNCTAGSTVATYFEPGPSVDFKSGRLLNQSTGNSAATNVQVQLLGSNGQFLPILAVGSNGAQTNSQWVAVDSTGAASLHYYSEYYATGVSTAGNVTTNVQYTIIYQ, translated from the coding sequence ATGAAAAATTTCGCTCTCTCAAGCCTCACATCCGCCGCTCTGGTATTCTGCGGTTCGGCTTTGGCAGCCGATGGCACCATCACTATCACCGGCAAAGTGACCGACCGGACCTGCACCATCACTGGTAATGGTGGAACAAGCCAAAGCTTCGCGCTGCCACTACCAACAGTGTCGTTCAGCAGCCTGAACTCCGAAGGCAAAACGACTGCCCGTACACCGTTCTACATTGAGCTGACTAATTGCACGGCAGGCAGTACCGTGGCCACCTATTTTGAGCCAGGTCCAAGTGTGGACTTCAAGAGTGGCCGCCTACTCAACCAATCTACGGGAAACAGTGCAGCTACCAATGTGCAGGTTCAGTTGCTGGGCAGCAACGGCCAATTCCTGCCAATTCTGGCCGTTGGTAGTAACGGTGCTCAGACCAACTCACAATGGGTAGCAGTCGATTCAACTGGCGCAGCCAGTCTGCATTACTACTCCGAGTATTACGCCACCGGCGTCAGCACAGCCGGTAACGTGACTACCAACGTTCAGTACACCATCATCTACCAGTAA
- a CDS encoding CinA family protein — MATDQQIHNLSETLGKQFCMTHERLVTAESCTGGWIAKAITDVPGSSAWFECGIVAYSYEAKQALLGVRPETLEIHGAVSRETVVEMVSGALIHSGASIAIAVTGIAGPDGGSTDKPIGSVWISWKRRGGYAKPQFFKFDGDREAVRRETVLTALLGLSTLL, encoded by the coding sequence ATGGCGACCGACCAGCAGATCCATAACCTATCTGAAACCTTGGGTAAACAGTTCTGCATGACGCACGAACGGTTGGTAACCGCAGAGAGCTGCACTGGCGGCTGGATCGCCAAAGCGATCACCGATGTCCCAGGCTCATCCGCTTGGTTCGAATGCGGCATAGTCGCCTATAGTTACGAAGCCAAACAGGCGTTGCTCGGAGTGCGCCCGGAGACGCTGGAGATACATGGTGCAGTCAGCCGTGAAACTGTGGTGGAGATGGTCTCCGGCGCGTTGATACACTCCGGTGCCAGCATCGCAATAGCAGTGACCGGGATTGCCGGACCTGACGGCGGCAGTACAGACAAGCCAATCGGTAGTGTCTGGATTAGCTGGAAACGACGTGGCGGTTACGCCAAACCACAGTTTTTTAAATTCGATGGTGATCGCGAAGCAGTGCGGCGGGAAACCGTGCTGACTGCATTGCTGGGCCTCAGTACGTTGCTGTAA
- a CDS encoding MFS family transporter — protein sequence MSDTHTPPLSYYTAQEKRRRIFAIMAVSSGNLVEWFDFYVYAFTVLYFSSQFFPASNQTAQLLNTAAIFGAGFFMRPIGGWLFGRIADRYGRKRSLLISVMMMCAGSLMIAMLPTHNMIGAWAPFLLLVARLIQGLSVGGEYGSTATYMSEIALRGRRGFYSSFQYVTLIGGQLLAVLTLVVLEALFTEVQMRVWGWRIPFMIGAIAAAVALLLRRALSETQSENSRHDPRAGSLSALFSEHRAAFLTVFGYTAGGSLIFYTFTTYMQKFLVNSSGLSKQTSSLVMSCALFVYMCMQPLFGLLSDYIGRRNSMLLFGASGAVCTVPILAALQHVHAPLPAFILIVGALAIVSLYTSISGIVKAEMFPAEIRALGVGFAYAMGNAMFGGSAEYVALGLKSFGLETVFFWYVATMMVVVFLVSLRLPHQATYLHHDH from the coding sequence ATGTCCGACACACACACTCCCCCACTCTCGTATTACACCGCTCAAGAGAAGCGCCGTCGCATTTTCGCGATCATGGCCGTTTCCTCCGGCAACTTGGTCGAATGGTTTGATTTTTACGTCTACGCATTCACCGTACTGTATTTTTCCTCCCAGTTTTTCCCTGCATCCAATCAAACCGCACAATTACTCAACACTGCAGCCATCTTTGGCGCGGGCTTCTTCATGCGACCCATCGGCGGTTGGCTGTTCGGACGGATTGCCGATCGCTACGGACGCAAACGCTCACTATTGATCTCGGTGATGATGATGTGTGCCGGTTCGCTGATGATCGCCATGCTTCCGACCCATAATATGATTGGCGCTTGGGCGCCGTTTTTATTGCTGGTCGCACGTCTGATACAAGGCCTGTCGGTAGGTGGTGAGTACGGCTCTACCGCGACTTACATGAGTGAAATCGCACTGCGTGGACGACGCGGCTTCTATTCCTCGTTCCAGTACGTCACGCTGATCGGTGGCCAGTTACTGGCAGTGTTGACCCTGGTAGTGCTGGAGGCGTTATTCACTGAGGTTCAAATGCGTGTCTGGGGGTGGCGCATTCCATTCATGATCGGCGCGATTGCCGCAGCGGTTGCGTTACTGCTACGCCGCGCACTGAGCGAGACTCAATCAGAAAATAGCCGACATGACCCACGCGCCGGTTCGCTATCAGCGCTGTTCAGCGAACACCGTGCCGCATTCCTGACCGTATTTGGCTATACCGCTGGCGGCTCGCTGATTTTCTACACTTTCACCACTTATATGCAGAAATTCCTAGTCAACAGTTCCGGCTTGTCCAAACAGACCTCCAGTCTGGTGATGAGTTGCGCGCTGTTTGTCTATATGTGCATGCAACCGTTGTTCGGCCTACTGTCAGACTATATCGGTCGGCGCAACAGCATGCTGCTGTTTGGTGCATCAGGTGCAGTCTGTACTGTGCCGATTCTGGCAGCATTACAACATGTTCATGCGCCGCTACCAGCATTCATACTGATTGTGGGAGCGTTGGCGATCGTTAGCTTGTACACCTCGATCTCCGGCATCGTGAAAGCCGAGATGTTCCCAGCAGAAATACGTGCGCTAGGCGTGGGCTTTGCCTACGCGATGGGCAACGCCATGTTTGGTGGTTCGGCCGAATATGTTGCCCTCGGACTCAAGAGCTTTGGCCTGGAAACGGTGTTCTTCTGGTACGTCGCAACGATGATGGTGGTAGTGTTCTTGGTCAGTTTACGCTTACCACACCAAGCCACTTATCTGCATCATGACCATTGA
- the hflX gene encoding ribosome rescue GTPase HflX, protein MFDRSRKGEYALLIQPLTNHSTEDGALEEFADLTRSAGATVAGTLTVRINRPNPSTLIGCGKLKEIKGTADATGADLILINHALSPVQERNLERSLERRVIDRTGLILDIFAQRACSHEGKLQVELAQLRHLATRLVRGWTHLERQRGGSIGLRGPGETQLETDRRLLQKRVEQLQKRLGKVEVQRTQMSRARVRSELPRIALVGYTNAGKSTLFNALTGASAYTADQLFATLDPKVRRIVLPGGSSAMLADTVGFVRNLPHELVAAFRSTLSEAREADLLLHVIDAADPLREERINQVDEVLQAVGAGELPQLLVFNKIDRIEGAEVRQDAQYGIPDLARRERVWLSAHHGHGLELLQQVLSNRLKMQHVQGELRLLPSAGRLRARLHQLNGVREEQTDEYGGWLLHIDLPLAEVERLAASDDGAPLRALLQNRCETWDPSLCSRYATADTRCYHT, encoded by the coding sequence GTGTTTGACCGCTCACGCAAAGGCGAGTACGCGTTGCTGATCCAGCCCCTCACCAATCACTCTACCGAAGACGGCGCTTTGGAAGAATTTGCTGATCTGACTAGATCGGCAGGAGCAACTGTAGCTGGAACGCTAACGGTTCGGATTAATCGTCCGAACCCGTCAACACTGATTGGCTGTGGCAAGTTAAAGGAAATAAAGGGAACCGCCGATGCCACCGGTGCAGACCTGATCCTAATTAACCATGCACTATCCCCCGTGCAAGAACGTAATCTGGAAAGGTCTCTTGAACGTCGCGTGATTGATCGTACCGGACTTATTCTGGACATCTTCGCACAACGCGCATGCAGCCACGAAGGCAAGTTGCAAGTCGAATTGGCACAGCTACGACACTTGGCAACACGACTGGTACGTGGCTGGACCCACCTGGAGCGCCAGCGCGGTGGTTCAATCGGTCTGCGTGGTCCCGGTGAAACGCAGTTGGAAACTGATCGCCGCTTATTACAAAAGCGGGTGGAGCAACTACAAAAACGCCTAGGTAAAGTCGAGGTGCAGCGCACCCAGATGAGTCGTGCACGAGTCCGTAGTGAACTGCCTCGTATCGCCCTAGTTGGCTATACCAACGCCGGCAAATCGACTCTATTTAATGCACTAACAGGTGCCTCTGCTTACACTGCCGACCAACTGTTCGCCACGCTAGACCCCAAAGTACGCCGTATTGTTCTGCCTGGCGGCAGCAGTGCGATGCTGGCAGATACTGTCGGCTTTGTACGTAATCTGCCGCACGAACTGGTGGCCGCATTCCGCTCTACGCTATCCGAAGCGCGCGAAGCTGATCTACTACTACACGTCATTGACGCAGCAGATCCGCTGCGCGAGGAACGTATCAACCAGGTAGACGAAGTACTACAAGCGGTCGGTGCCGGTGAACTGCCGCAGCTACTGGTGTTCAACAAAATCGACCGCATTGAGGGTGCAGAGGTGCGTCAAGACGCACAGTACGGTATACCTGACCTCGCACGGCGCGAGCGCGTATGGTTGTCCGCACATCATGGACACGGACTTGAGTTGCTGCAACAAGTATTGAGTAATCGTTTGAAGATGCAACATGTACAGGGCGAGTTACGCTTACTGCCTTCGGCAGGACGTCTGCGCGCGCGCCTGCACCAACTGAATGGAGTGCGTGAAGAGCAGACCGATGAATATGGTGGTTGGTTACTACACATTGATCTGCCTTTAGCTGAAGTAGAGCGCTTAGCCGCAAGCGACGACGGGGCACCGCTGCGTGCCTTGCTGCAGAATCGCTGTGAGACCTGGGATCCGAGTCTGTGCTCACGATATGCTACGGCGGACACTCGGTGTTACCACACTTAA
- the hfq gene encoding RNA chaperone Hfq, giving the protein MAKGQSLQDPFLNALRRERVPVSVYLVNGIKLQGTIESFDQFVVLLRNTVSQMVYKHAISTVVPARNVRVGPGGGYVQSGADTLQINDDEVE; this is encoded by the coding sequence ATGGCTAAGGGGCAATCTTTGCAGGATCCTTTCCTAAACGCGCTGCGTCGCGAACGGGTACCTGTGTCGGTATATCTGGTTAATGGCATCAAGCTGCAGGGCACAATCGAATCATTCGATCAATTTGTCGTTCTGCTGCGTAATACTGTTAGCCAGATGGTGTACAAGCACGCCATTTCCACAGTGGTACCAGCGCGCAACGTGCGAGTTGGGCCTGGTGGAGGTTATGTGCAATCAGGTGCTGATACGTTACAAATTAACGATGACGAAGTGGAATGA
- the miaA gene encoding tRNA (adenosine(37)-N6)-dimethylallyltransferase MiaA — MPVDTRPLAIALMGPTASGKSVLAIDIAKRWGGEVVSVDSVLVYRGLDIGTAKPNAAMRAAVPHHLIDICEPWQIYSAADFAHDARAAIEMIVARGALPILAGGTGLYFRALLEGLSDMPAANPGIRAMIAAEAARENWAALHKRLAEVDSIAAARIQATDPQRIQRALEVYRMSGRSISDWQKQPSKQRLPLRVLKLVLAPVHREILHVRIAQRFKAMLDNGLLAEVHALRAVPYIHTMARPLDLPAMRAVGYRQSWQYLDGIYTADVMYQRSIAATRQLAKRQLTWLRSQLDALWFDPEHDQSKIEKVVEAFLNRQKHVDCVSPV, encoded by the coding sequence ATGCCAGTCGACACTAGACCACTGGCAATTGCGCTAATGGGGCCAACCGCCAGCGGCAAAAGCGTGCTGGCCATAGATATTGCCAAGCGTTGGGGAGGGGAGGTCGTTAGTGTTGACTCAGTTCTGGTCTACCGCGGCTTAGATATCGGTACAGCCAAGCCGAATGCGGCGATGCGCGCAGCAGTACCACATCATTTGATCGACATCTGTGAACCTTGGCAAATCTATTCTGCAGCCGATTTCGCGCATGATGCTCGCGCAGCAATCGAAATGATCGTTGCACGTGGTGCATTACCAATCCTAGCTGGCGGCACTGGCCTGTACTTCCGTGCGTTACTGGAAGGTCTCTCGGATATGCCTGCAGCCAATCCTGGAATACGTGCGATGATCGCTGCCGAGGCCGCACGCGAGAATTGGGCAGCACTGCACAAACGCTTGGCCGAGGTCGATTCGATCGCAGCTGCCCGTATCCAAGCCACGGACCCACAGCGGATTCAGCGTGCGCTGGAAGTCTATCGCATGAGCGGACGATCGATCAGCGATTGGCAAAAGCAGCCGTCCAAGCAACGGTTACCGTTGCGGGTTCTTAAGCTGGTGCTGGCACCGGTCCATCGGGAAATACTGCACGTCAGGATCGCACAACGCTTCAAGGCGATGCTGGACAATGGTCTGCTTGCCGAGGTGCATGCTTTACGTGCAGTACCATACATCCACACAATGGCTCGACCACTGGATCTGCCAGCGATGCGTGCGGTAGGCTACCGACAATCTTGGCAATACTTGGACGGAATTTACACTGCCGATGTGATGTATCAGCGTAGCATTGCCGCCACGCGTCAACTCGCCAAACGCCAGTTGACATGGCTGCGCAGCCAACTAGATGCCCTTTGGTTCGATCCAGAACATGATCAATCCAAAATCGAGAAAGTAGTAGAAGCATTTTTAAACAGACAAAAACATGTCGACTGCGTCTCACCGGTGTAA
- the folP gene encoding dihydropteroate synthase — translation MFDTIPTLHCAGRTLRLDRPLVMGILNVTPDSFADGGLYVSVEAAVAHGLRLIAEGADIIDIGGKSNSPGAEPVSLEDELLRVMPVINALAAHGNAVISIDTCKPEVMRAAVAAGAGLINDIYALRMPGALEAAAELAVPVVLMHMKGEPQSMQQAPQYDNVVDEVHRFLVERLFAAEMAGIERHRLLVDPGFGFGKTTAHNIALLTALEHFTKLGVPLLVGWSRKSSLGELTGRQLPTERVYASVAAHLIAVQHGALIVRVHDVAAMVDALKVWQAVSAASVPTPRTQTTATCY, via the coding sequence ATGTTTGATACTATCCCAACCCTGCACTGCGCCGGGCGCACCTTGCGTTTGGACCGCCCACTGGTAATGGGCATCCTCAACGTTACTCCTGATTCTTTTGCCGACGGAGGCCTTTATGTCTCCGTCGAGGCCGCAGTCGCACATGGATTGCGTCTGATTGCCGAGGGCGCAGACATCATCGATATCGGTGGCAAGTCCAACAGTCCCGGTGCAGAGCCGGTGTCGCTGGAGGACGAACTACTCCGCGTGATGCCGGTCATCAATGCATTGGCTGCGCACGGCAACGCTGTCATTAGCATAGACACCTGCAAACCTGAGGTGATGCGCGCGGCAGTCGCGGCCGGTGCCGGCTTGATTAACGACATCTATGCACTACGCATGCCTGGTGCGCTTGAGGCGGCAGCAGAATTAGCTGTACCAGTGGTGTTGATGCATATGAAAGGTGAACCGCAGTCGATGCAGCAAGCACCACAGTATGACAATGTGGTCGATGAAGTACACCGTTTCCTGGTCGAGCGGCTTTTTGCAGCCGAGATGGCCGGTATCGAACGACACCGATTGCTGGTCGATCCTGGTTTCGGTTTTGGCAAGACCACCGCGCATAACATTGCACTGCTAACTGCACTGGAACATTTCACCAAACTCGGCGTACCATTGTTGGTCGGGTGGTCACGCAAGAGCAGCTTGGGTGAACTGACCGGACGTCAGTTACCGACCGAACGCGTGTACGCTTCCGTCGCTGCACATTTAATTGCGGTACAACACGGCGCGTTAATCGTACGGGTGCATGACGTGGCGGCTATGGTGGATGCCCTCAAAGTTTGGCAGGCAGTCTCAGCAGCATCTGTGCCTACACCACGTACCCAGACGACAGCAACCTGTTATTGA